The sequence GGTTGGCAATGATGAATACATCTGGGAAGTATCGTTGGACAGCATCCACACTGCCATCACGTGAACCGTTATCGACTACCCAGATTTCGGGTTCCAGGCCATCGGTTGCTGCCGGTAGCACAGCCAGACAGTCAAGCAGGAGTTGACGTGTGTTCCAATTGACAATGATGATACTGACATCAGGCTTCGACCAGGTCATAACGTCTCGTCCTTTGTTTGGTGACCTCTGTCAAGACTTCCTCTAAACGAGGGATGATTACCTGCCAGTCGTAATGGGCCAGTACAGCTTGCCGTCCAGCTTCGCCAAGGTGGCGAGCGAGCGGTGGATCGCTAAGCAGGCGGCTAGTAGCCAGGGCAAAATCCATCGGTGTATCGGCTAACAGCAGATGTTTGCCGTTGCTGAGGTTCAGGCCTTCTGCACCCTTGGTAGTGCTAACGACCGGTACCCCCAAGGCCAGTGCCTCTAGAATCTTGAGCCGAGTTCCACCACCTTCCCGAATAGGGCAAACCTCAACCGCATGACGTGCGATCACAGCCCGAATATCATCAACGTAACCGGTAAATTCAACACCATTTGCCGCTGGAAGTAATGCCCGCTGTTCAGCAGTTACCTTACCGGTAATCCGGAGACGTGCTAGTGGATGGCGAGCACGGATCAAGGGCCAGATACGATAGAGAAAGTAGCTAACCGCATCAAGATTGGCGCTATACGAGAGTGCACCAGGGTAGATGAGGGTGTCGGGTTCGGGACAATACGTGTAGGCAGTACAGGTCTTACCATCGATCCCATTGGGAATAACAACCAGCGGCGGGGTTCGTGGGCCGGTAATCTGCCGTACCAGGTCTGCCTCTTTTTCAGAAACCGTCGTAACAGTGGCAAAGTGGGGAAGGATTGTCGCAATATAGCGCCGATGCTGTATCGCAGTCAAGAGGCTGCGTAATCGGTGTAACCCGTGCTTGTTGCGGTAATCCTCTAGGATGGCAGCCAGTTCTAGCTCTTCAAGGACTCGTGGTATCTGGGGAACCAGACAGGCATAAGGGGCAACATCGATCTGCAAGGCCAAGACAACATCAGGTTGCCATCGGTTCGCAGCATCTAGCACTGCCTGGGCAAAGGCGGTACTCCAACGCACCCGTACCGAAGCCGGTTTGCTGCTCATCAGGCTGCCGAGTCGATCACGGAGGGAGAGCGGTCGATCAGGTCGTTCAAACACCTGCCATGAACGACACAGACGACTAATCTCGGTTGTTCGTATGGTTGTGGTCGGCTCCTGGCTAAATGCGATGAGGTGGAGCTGATGTCGTTCGGCTAATCCACGGAGAATCGCCATTGCCCGTAATCGTGAACCGTTGTCGTCCGGTTCAGGCCACCAGGTTGAGAGCACAAGGATGCGCATAGGCCCTTTACCTTTCCAGGCGCACGTTTGCAAACCATACACTCATCTGATTAACTTTCATCGACCCTCAACGTTTAATCGCTCAGCACCGGCGCCGATCCAAATCGACCACGCCAGAAGTCGATCCACGCCAGCCGCATACCGATACGTCCTTTGCGGGTACGCCATTTCGGACGGAGACAAAGACTCAGGTAGGTACGCAGGTCTTGGACAATAAGTACATGCAACCAGGTACGCCAACTGGCTCCAGTTGCCCGTAGGAAGAGAAGTCGGTTGCGGGTCATGTAGTAAGCGAGATATTCCCGATCAAAGCGGGCGTTGAGCGGAATCTTGTGCCAGACTTTGGCTGCTGGTGTGAAGAAACAGGAATAGCCTGCCCGTCTGGCTCTAACACACCATTCCGTCTCTTCAAAGTACATAAAAAATCGCTCATCGAACAACCCGATGCGTTGCAATGCCGCGACCCGTATCAGCATAGTGCAGCCAGTGATGAAATCGACCGTGCGGGGGACGTATTGCCCGCAGTCCTCCTCTTCACCCGCCATTCGACAAAGCCCATGCCGCCAATCGATGCTGCCCCCTGCCGACCAGACCCGTCTAGGGGCCGCGTGATAGTAGATGATCGGCCCAACCGCCGCGATTCGCCGGTCTGTTTCAGCAGCATTCACCAGGTGATCGAGCATATCAGGAGCAACTTCGGTGTCATTGTTGAGCAAGAGCACGTAGTCATAACCGTGCGCCTGGGCGTAGCGTAAACCCACATTGTTGCCGGCGGCAAAGCCCAGATTCGTATTATTTTCAATCACAATTGTGCGTGGAAATGCTGTCCGTACTTTTGCCGGTGTCTCATCCTGTGAGGCATTATCAACAACGACTACATCGTAGCGCTCGACCGGATATGCCAGTCGGTCAAGTGATTGCAGACATGCGAGGGTGTCATGTATACCGTTGTAGGTCAGCACCACAATCGCAACTCTTGGTTTCATCCAATTCCTCGTGACGCGGTACGCCGCCCTACCAGGGCAGTGTAGTGTTGGAAGATGGTCTGTATTTCCTCATCAAGCAATGGTGGTGGTTGAATACCGTCACGCAGTCGTTCCAATAAACCGGGTTCAGTCCGCAGCCGTTGTAATTGGCGTGCTAGATCGCGGCTGTCACCTGCGGTGAACAGCAGCCCGTCTACCTCATCCTGTACGAGTTCGACCAATCCACCTGATCGTGAGGCAATAACCGGGCGACCGGACGCATGTGCTTCAAGAACAACTATCGGGCTGTTCTCATACCAGATTGATGGCACCACTAAGACATCGATCTGTCCTAACACGTGGGCGATCTGATCAGAACGAAACTTTCCGACCAGGTGAATGTTGGGGGCGCCGTCGATCAGATGGCGTAAGGCGCGGGTATATGCTGGATGCTGATCGAGGTTCCCGAATATTCTCAATTCGATGGATTTCCCATTGGCTGGCAAACGTTTAAGTGCCCTGATCAGAAGATGGACACCTTTATGAGGCGCAATTTGGCCAATATACCCCAACCGTACCGTTGAACCTGCCTGCACTGGTGGAACGCTGGCGAATGGTTCGTGCGGTAGGCCCAGGCGAATGGTCTGAACCGGTATATGCCATTCCTTAAACAGATTGGCCAAAAACTGTGAGGGTGAAGTAACGAGATCGGCTTGGGCCAATGCTGCGCGTAACGTGTCGCGTCGTGCCTGTTGCTCGGTACGCTCTGTCTGCCCCGCAAGAGCGATCCAGACCTTCCCTGCCAGACCGGCGCTGAACCGGGCCGGCCAACGGTAACGCCGTTGATCCAGGTGGAGACACCAGGCACATTCGGCAGGATCGGTAGGTGGCTGCGGGCATAGTGAACCATCTCCGCGCAGCAATGTAATCCGTGGGCAGAGAAACCAGTAATCGTGGAGTGTAACAACCGTAGGGATACCTTGAGCGTGAGCTGCCCTAACTGCGCCAATACCGATCAAATAACCGCTATGCAAATGCACGATGTCAGGTTGAGATAACTGTACCTGCTGCTCAAACCAGGCAGCAATAGCTGGATTATCGTAGCTCCACTGTGCTGGTGCACCTTTCAAGCCGAGATGTAAGCGCCAGACCGGTATCCCCGCGTATTGATCAAGCGCGACATCGACACCGAATGGTTTCGTTACATCGATTGTCTCGACACAAACAACTTCGGCTTGATGGCCGTGCTGCAAGAGTTCACGCGCCAACCGCAGCACGTACAATTCGGCGCCGGCGCTGTATCGCGGCGGAAAGTGGTGAACTGCCAGCAGTACTCTCATCGTCAGCTCTCCTCATCGCTGTGTGGTAAGCAGGTTTCGGACAAACGATAGTTCCTCTGCCCCGATAGCCCGTAGACCGACCAGTAGTCCACCATAGATGATGCCTCCAGACCCAATGACCAGCCATACCGGCCATTCACGTACCAGATAAACAACACTCGTCATCAAGCATACAGCGATGGCGGTACGATACAGAGCCTGCCAGCGCATACGACGCAATTGATCACGCAAGAGCCAGATATATTGTCCTGCCAGGACTGCCTCAGTGATGACGGTAATAATTCCTGCGGAGGTTGCTCCGTAACGCGAAGTGAAGATAAGGTTAGCGATGACATTAACGCCACTGCTGATCATTATCGAACGCGCCACCAACGATTCGCGATCGGCAATCACCACTACATAACCAAGAAATTCGGTCAAAAACATCAGCGGTAGTGTCCAGATCAGTATCGCCAGTAAGGGAGCAGTTGCCGCGTATTGCTCACCAAAAAGAAAGAGCGTCAGTGGTTCGGCAAGGATAAATCCACCAGCGGTTATAGGTAGCGCCACCATCAGGAGGTAGCTCATGATACGTTCGTAGATTTGCGGCAGGTGCATTGGGTCTATTTTGGACTGACGCGATAACGAGGGATAGAGGGCAGTATTCAGGACGTTCGAGAGAGTGACCAATGAGAAGATTAGGTTATACGCTGCGTTGTAGTAACCGGTTTCGCTGTCACCGAAGCTGATATTGAGGACGACCGTATCAAACCGATACGAAAGCCCTAATGTCAGACCAATTACTCCAAACGGAAAAGCCGCTCGCAGCAGATGCAGCCAGCGCTCGCGTTGCCAGCGTCCTGGTTTTGCCCCCAGTCGCCACAAGGCTCGCACCACCAGCCCGGTCATCACTGCCACGCCAATCATTGTCGCGACGATCAGACCGTAGTAACCTAGTCCCAACCATAGCGCCAGTCCGCCTAGCGTCACGAAGATCAGTTGATTCACCACCTGTATTCCGGCGGTCACATCGAGCCGTTCGTAGCCGGCCAGAACAGCTTCACTACTACCGTGTACGGCATATATGAGCAATGTTAACCCATTGAGGGCAATAGCGCCGATCATCAGCAGCGGTCGTGCGGTGATGATTGCTGCGCTGACGACCAACACACCGGCAATGAGCGCCAGCACGAGACGTAGGCCAAGCACATCAGCATAGAGGTCGCGGATTTTTTCCAGATTATGCGGCTCGCTACGCAGACGGGCTACTTCGCGCACTGTGTATGGTGCCAGCCCAAGATCGGCGATAAAGAGAAAGACGCTCCCGAAGCCAATGACGGCTGCGTATTGACCAAAGTCACTGGCGCCAAGTTGTCGCACAATGAAGATCGAAAAACAAAACGAGAGGAGTTTGATCGCTACCTGCGCGATCATGCCGACGACTGAGTTGCGAAGGATTGTTCCAGCAAGTTGACTCATGTTCCATCACTTCAATGTCGGATGTTCGACCATCCAGCGTGTTAACTCTTCAACTCGATCAAGCCAACGGTCAATTGTGAAGGACTCTTCCATCAGTCGGCGTCCAGCCTTTCCCATCTGTTCAGCCCGGTCTGGATCGTCCCACAAGCTGGCAATTGCTGTTGCCAGCTCCTCAACATTTCCTGGTTCGACCAGCAGTGCAGTTTCGCCCTCGATCACGTATTCAGCTAACCCTGGTCGGCGGGTAGCAATCACCGGTCGGCCCATCGCCTGTGCGATTTGCACTGATGTGCATCCGGCGCTCCATTGCGTACTGGCACGAATAGGCACCACCACGATGCGACTCTGGAGGTAGCAGAGGCGCAGGTGATCTGGGGGAACAAATGGTTGCAGGCTAACATTAGCCGGCAATATGTCACGTTTGAGAACATTAGAGCCACTCACCCAACTGCTACCAATCCGGAGATGGCAGGGAATATGCGGGAGCTGGCTCATTGCCCGAATGAAGGTTTCGTAATCGCGGTGTGATACGCCTAAACTCTGGACGACAGTGGCTTTCTGAGTGCTTATGGTTGGGCAGAAGAAGTCGGTGTCAACCGGTGTGTGCAGGGCTACGACTCGATCGCTCGCTAAGCCGAGTTCGCTCTGCATACCGTTAGCTTCGGCTTGACTGATCGCTGCCACAATGTCCCACCGTTGTTGTAATCTCAGAGCTAATATCAATCGTAGTTTCTGCCTCGACATCCCGTGATGAAAGATCACGAGGTGACGTATTCTTGGTGGTAGCACGAGGGCCAGTGGAATACCTACCCGCTCCGAGAGACTGATAACAACCTGATAATCTCTACATCGTACTAGTTGCGCTACCTGCAATGCTAACCGCAGATCTAACCGTATCAGCGATTCAAGATAGTGTAAGGGCCGATGAGGTCGTACTAGGCCATAATCGACATAACAACTCTTGAATCTGCTGGCAAGTTCAAGGTAATCGACCCGCTGATGGGTACCAGCCTGAACCGCTGCTTCTAGCCCCGGTACTGATGTGCTGGTTGCCACTACCAGAGTACGTGGTACAGGTGTTTGCATAAGCCACTCTATCACGAAAGGCTGACAGTCTCTTAAACAGCGTATCGTAGCTAGATGAAACCATCTTCATTCTTGCTAGATGCTGGATTAAGGTCGTATCTGAACATTGCGTTTCTGACGGCTGCCTGTTGCCACACCTCCTTCCTCTCGTTCTCGGTCATTCACGCCGGGGTTAGGAGAATGACGCTACTCACCGAGCATTCCCATCACTGTACCCAGAGGGATGAGTTCTGCTGCGGTGTGTAATACGTTCTATGACTCTCGTAAAAATGCGAACCAGAGGCTTGCGTCTCCAGAGCACAGGAACTTTGTTTTCAGACACGTTCTAGCTGCGTGTTCCAAGAAGGGGCGCCGACGCTCGCCTTGCCCCCTTCTACCTCCGGCAAAGGCCTCTTCACCCATACGGTTAGAGATAACGCAACACCTGCGGATACCGCTTGCGTTGCCGCCGATACCAGAAACCGAGCGGGATCAGTATGATCAACCCACTTACCCAGGCAAGATACCCCCAAATGATACGTGGTCCGTAGAGTGGAAACTGATTCATGACCAGAGCGATAAAATGGTAGACGATAATATGTGTCACATAGAAGAAGAGCGAGACCTGCCCAACCATTGGGAGCCAGCGCAAAGAGCCGCTGGACAAGATGTTTGGTCTGGCATAGGCCGCTGCCAGGATGAATGCGGCGATCCCAAGATTGAAGGCAAAGTAGCTCAGACTGGGTGGTGCTTTGCTCATTACCAGAATATGGGCTGGTGTACTGCCAATGGTACCAAATGATCCCAGATCACCGAAGCCGCCAATGATGCGCAAGATGCACCAACAAATCAGGAGACCTGCTCCAATCTGTAGCCAACGTTGTGGTTGCTGTAGAGAGGTTTGGTGATGATGGTAACCAACGGCGTACCCCAGCCAGAGCAGTGGCCCCCAGCCCAGCACGGCAAAGCCAATTGCTGGTTGGGTCTCGTAGCTGTAGGTAAGCCAGAATGCTTGCCAGAACGGTTGTGGCGTATTGTTCATCAATTCAGGGGCCAGCCCTCCGATCCAAAGTTGATGCAGCAAGAGGGTGATCACTGCCGCGATCCCGATCTGTTGTGACGTTAAGAATTGGCGCAGACCAGCGAGCACGATCATTGCAGCGGCTATGCTGGTGAGGACGTGCACATACGGCGTGGCGCCCCGCCAAAACCAGGCGCAGATCGTGAGATCAAGGATCAGAATAACCAATGCCCGAATTAGGATAAAGCGGGTTGTATCCTGTACTGGTCGACCACGACGGTGCTGAGCGGCGGCATACAATGCCAGGCTATACCCGCCCAGCCAGAAGAAGATAGGTGAAGCCAGATTGGTTAGTAGTCCACTCAGCCAGTACGCAGGACTTTGTAATGTCACCATCTGACCACCGTATGACTCGGCCTGCAAACCTGCTCCGATGAAGAATGCACTGTGATCAAGCGCCATCAAGATCAGCGCAACGCCTCGTAATGTGTCAATCGCAACGATCCGCTCGCTGCTGGCGTGCTGGTCAACCACAGTGGGGCGGGCTTCAGTCGTTATGCTTACAGTGCGCATGTGCTCTCTCCTTCAGCATGTTTACCGCTGCGATAATGGCACTGGTACTGTCGTGGATGTGATTTGTTTGTCGCACAGTGCTATGACAATGGTGTCTGGATCGATGTCTTGCTGAGCTTGATCGGTGTAACAACCGTCTCACCTTGAACAGCTACCTGCCAAAGTGCCTTTCCAACTAGAGCTGCTCCGCTGTATCCAGCCGCTCCCCAAAGCATCGCAACAGTGAAAGTACTGCTCATACTGATGATGATGACCAAGACAGACCCCAATACCGAAAAGACGCCATTCATGCCCCATGCCCAGACCACCAACTCTGGTGCTCGGGCACCAAGCTGGCGTAAGCCGGTAGGGAAGGGGATGCCCATCAGGGTAGCAAGTGGCGCAATGATAAGCATACTGACGACAATTCGCGCCGGGTCTGACCAATGCATCCAGGCGCTAAATAGTCGTGGAAGCGCAACGATGTAGATTACCGTTAGGAAGGCGATACTGATGAGTATCAGCCGTAAGGCACCAACACTCCGGATGTGCTTGCTGATGATCAGACTGCCAATTGCAGCAAAGGCCAACATACTGGCAATGGTTGTGGTCGTCGCATGGATTGGATAGCCGATGAAGAGGGTAAACCGCTGGATCAGCACAATTTGAATAAACATATAGGCAGCACCTAGCAGGCTAAAATAAGTCAGGGTCGGCAAAGAGCCGGGTAGGCGTATCCCATCGCGCTGATAGCGGACTAAGGGAGCAATGATGAAGACGAACGCCGCACCGACAGCCAGGAGCGCCATGGTCAGTAAGATCAGATTACCAATCGGAAAGCGATTCAGCCGCCCTTCATACGCCCTATCAAAGTGTAGGTTTTCCCAACGGAAATAGTTATAGAAAAAAGGATTATCGTCAGTTACTGGGAAAATCTGGAACATGTAGGCCTGTTCAAAGGCTCGCGGATCGCTCGCATAGAGATAATCGGCAAAGGGTGTGTTCAGTCGCTCAAAGGGATCATGCAGCAGGGTGAAGTTGTTTTCAGCCCCCCACCGGCGCAATTGTTGA comes from Chloroflexus sp. Y-396-1 and encodes:
- a CDS encoding glycosyltransferase family 4 protein, with protein sequence MQTPVPRTLVVATSTSVPGLEAAVQAGTHQRVDYLELASRFKSCYVDYGLVRPHRPLHYLESLIRLDLRLALQVAQLVRCRDYQVVISLSERVGIPLALVLPPRIRHLVIFHHGMSRQKLRLILALRLQQRWDIVAAISQAEANGMQSELGLASDRVVALHTPVDTDFFCPTISTQKATVVQSLGVSHRDYETFIRAMSQLPHIPCHLRIGSSWVSGSNVLKRDILPANVSLQPFVPPDHLRLCYLQSRIVVVPIRASTQWSAGCTSVQIAQAMGRPVIATRRPGLAEYVIEGETALLVEPGNVEELATAIASLWDDPDRAEQMGKAGRRLMEESFTIDRWLDRVEELTRWMVEHPTLK
- a CDS encoding glycosyltransferase family 4 protein, with product MRVLLAVHHFPPRYSAGAELYVLRLARELLQHGHQAEVVCVETIDVTKPFGVDVALDQYAGIPVWRLHLGLKGAPAQWSYDNPAIAAWFEQQVQLSQPDIVHLHSGYLIGIGAVRAAHAQGIPTVVTLHDYWFLCPRITLLRGDGSLCPQPPTDPAECAWCLHLDQRRYRWPARFSAGLAGKVWIALAGQTERTEQQARRDTLRAALAQADLVTSPSQFLANLFKEWHIPVQTIRLGLPHEPFASVPPVQAGSTVRLGYIGQIAPHKGVHLLIRALKRLPANGKSIELRIFGNLDQHPAYTRALRHLIDGAPNIHLVGKFRSDQIAHVLGQIDVLVVPSIWYENSPIVVLEAHASGRPVIASRSGGLVELVQDEVDGLLFTAGDSRDLARQLQRLRTEPGLLERLRDGIQPPPLLDEEIQTIFQHYTALVGRRTASRGIG
- a CDS encoding DUF1624 domain-containing protein; its protein translation is MRTVSITTEARPTVVDQHASSERIVAIDTLRGVALILMALDHSAFFIGAGLQAESYGGQMVTLQSPAYWLSGLLTNLASPIFFWLGGYSLALYAAAQHRRGRPVQDTTRFILIRALVILILDLTICAWFWRGATPYVHVLTSIAAAMIVLAGLRQFLTSQQIGIAAVITLLLHQLWIGGLAPELMNNTPQPFWQAFWLTYSYETQPAIGFAVLGWGPLLWLGYAVGYHHHQTSLQQPQRWLQIGAGLLICWCILRIIGGFGDLGSFGTIGSTPAHILVMSKAPPSLSYFAFNLGIAAFILAAAYARPNILSSGSLRWLPMVGQVSLFFYVTHIIVYHFIALVMNQFPLYGPRIIWGYLAWVSGLIILIPLGFWYRRQRKRYPQVLRYL
- a CDS encoding flippase; its protein translation is MSQLAGTILRNSVVGMIAQVAIKLLSFCFSIFIVRQLGASDFGQYAAVIGFGSVFLFIADLGLAPYTVREVARLRSEPHNLEKIRDLYADVLGLRLVLALIAGVLVVSAAIITARPLLMIGAIALNGLTLLIYAVHGSSEAVLAGYERLDVTAGIQVVNQLIFVTLGGLALWLGLGYYGLIVATMIGVAVMTGLVVRALWRLGAKPGRWQRERWLHLLRAAFPFGVIGLTLGLSYRFDTVVLNISFGDSETGYYNAAYNLIFSLVTLSNVLNTALYPSLSRQSKIDPMHLPQIYERIMSYLLMVALPITAGGFILAEPLTLFLFGEQYAATAPLLAILIWTLPLMFLTEFLGYVVVIADRESLVARSIMISSGVNVIANLIFTSRYGATSAGIITVITEAVLAGQYIWLLRDQLRRMRWQALYRTAIAVCLMTSVVYLVREWPVWLVIGSGGIIYGGLLVGLRAIGAEELSFVRNLLTTQR
- a CDS encoding glycosyltransferase family 2 protein, with protein sequence MKPRVAIVVLTYNGIHDTLACLQSLDRLAYPVERYDVVVVDNASQDETPAKVRTAFPRTIVIENNTNLGFAAGNNVGLRYAQAHGYDYVLLLNNDTEVAPDMLDHLVNAAETDRRIAAVGPIIYYHAAPRRVWSAGGSIDWRHGLCRMAGEEEDCGQYVPRTVDFITGCTMLIRVAALQRIGLFDERFFMYFEETEWCVRARRAGYSCFFTPAAKVWHKIPLNARFDREYLAYYMTRNRLLFLRATGASWRTWLHVLIVQDLRTYLSLCLRPKWRTRKGRIGMRLAWIDFWRGRFGSAPVLSD
- a CDS encoding glycosyltransferase family 4 protein, coding for MRILVLSTWWPEPDDNGSRLRAMAILRGLAERHQLHLIAFSQEPTTTIRTTEISRLCRSWQVFERPDRPLSLRDRLGSLMSSKPASVRVRWSTAFAQAVLDAANRWQPDVVLALQIDVAPYACLVPQIPRVLEELELAAILEDYRNKHGLHRLRSLLTAIQHRRYIATILPHFATVTTVSEKEADLVRQITGPRTPPLVVIPNGIDGKTCTAYTYCPEPDTLIYPGALSYSANLDAVSYFLYRIWPLIRARHPLARLRITGKVTAEQRALLPAANGVEFTGYVDDIRAVIARHAVEVCPIREGGGTRLKILEALALGVPVVSTTKGAEGLNLSNGKHLLLADTPMDFALATSRLLSDPPLARHLGEAGRQAVLAHYDWQVIIPRLEEVLTEVTKQRTRRYDLVEA